Part of the Variovorax paradoxus B4 genome, GCTGCCCCATGAACTTCAGAACCATCCTCGTTCACCTGGACCGCTCCGACCGCAGCCCGGCGCGCGCCGCGCTGGCGGCCCAGTGGGCGAAGGCCCATGAAAGCCACCTGGTCGGTCTGGTGCCCACGGGCCTGTACGACGGCGTGATTCCGGCCGATGCCATCGCCACGGGCATGACCGACTACATCGCCGATGCGGCCACCCACCTGCGCCTGCGCGCCGAGGCCATCAGCCGGGAATTCAGGGAAGACATCCATGAATCGGGGCCGCTGTCCTACGAGGTTCGCCTTGTCGACGGAACGACGATCGAAGCCGTGGTCCGGCACGGCCGCACGAGCGATCTCGTGGTGCTCGGCCAGGACGACGAATCGGATGCGACGGACACCACCGTGCGCGGCCTGGTGCCGCAGGTGCTGATGGAAACCGGGCGTGCGCTGCTGGTCGTGCCTTGCGCCGGGAACTTCAGCGGACCCGCAAGGAATGTCGTGGTCACCTGGAACGGCTCGCGGGAGTCCACCGTCGCCATCCACGCGGCGCTGCCGGCGCTGCGGCGCGCATCGCAGGTGACGCTGATCTCCCACAGGCATCCGGGCGAAGCGGACGACGAACAGCGGCTCCTCATTCCGGAGATGCTCCAATTCCTGCTCAGGCACGGCGTGCGCGCGGGTGCGCAGCGCGAGGTGACCGAGATCGACATCGCCGATGCCCTGCTGTCGCGCGTCGCAGACCTTGGCGCCGACCTGCTCGTGATGGGCGGCTACGGCCACTCGCGCTTTCGCGAGCGCGTGCTGGGCGGCGTCACACGGCAGATCCTCGCGCAGATGACCGTGCCGGTTCTGATGGCGCATTGACCGAGGCGGCAGATGGACACGACACTGGTGAAGGCGCTGCGCGACGCGCTGCAGCGCGAAACCGGCGCGCGCGTCGAGCTGGTCGAGACGCACATCTCGTGGGTGCTGCTGACGGCCACGCTCGCCTACAAGCTCAAGAAGCCCGTGCGCTTTCCCTTCGTCGACTTCGCAAGCATCGCGGCGCGCAAGCATTTCTGCGAGGAAGAACTGCGCCTCAACCGGCGTTTCGCGCCGTCGCTGTACCTGGACGTGATGCCGGTGTGCGGCGCGCGCGAGGCACCGCGGCTCGGAGGCGAGGGCGTGCCGATCGACCACGTGGTCCGCATGCGGCGCTTTCCGGAGTCGTCGCTGCTGCGCAACCTGCTCGCGGCCGGCCGGCTGGAGCCGGCCTGGCTCGACGGCTTTGCGCAGCGGCTGGCGGCGCTGCAGGGCGCGGCCGAGCGCGTCGTGCCGCCGTCCGCATTCGGCGCGCCGGACGCCATCGTTCGTGCGGCCGTCGATGTCCTGAGCCAGCTGCTCGTGCAGCGCAGCGACAGCCGTCTCGCGACCCTGTCCGCATGGATCCGCGAACGCGCGCAGGCGCTGCACATGGCCTGGATCGCGCGCCAGCAGGGCGGCGCGGTGCGCGAATGCCACGGCGACCTGCACATGGCCAATGTCGTCCTGGTGGACGGCGAACTCACCGCCTTCGACTGCATCGAGTTCGACCCTATGATGCGCCGGATCGACGTGATGAGCGACGTCGCATTCCTCACCATGGACCTGAAGGCTCACGGCCGCGCCGACCTCGCGTTCCGCTTCCTGGATGCGTGGCTGCAGCACAGCGGCGACCACGCGGGCCTGCAGGTGCTCGGCTTCTACGAGGTGTACCGGGCGCTGGTGCGGGCCATGGCCGCGGGCCTGGGGCCGCAGGCCGCATCGAAGCCCGACTACCTGGCCTGCGCCGCGCAGTTGGCGCACAGCCCGCGGGGGCGTGCGCGCCTGCTGATCACGCACGGGTTCTCGGGTTCCGGCAAGTCGACCATCGCCTCGCAACTGCTGTGCGCCGCGGGCGCGGTGCGCATCCGTTCCGACGTGGAGCGCAAGCGCCTGTTCGGCCTCGATCCGCTCGCCCGCTCCGCCGAGCGGGGCCTGGCCATCTACGGCGCGGAAGCCACGCGGCGTACCTTCGAGCGCCTGCGCGCCTGCGCGCGCGACGCGTTGCTGGCGGGGTATCCGGTGATCGTGGATGCGGCCTTCCTGCGCAGCGCCGAGCGGCGCAGCTTCCAGGTGCTGGCGGCCGAGCTCGACCTGCCTTTCGCGATCCTGGACTGCCGTGCCGCCGAAGCCGTGCTGCGCCGCCGCGTGGCCGAGCGCGGTGCCGCGGGCACGGACGCGTCGGAGGCAAGCCTGGAGGTGCTGGCGCGCCAGCTCGCGGCGCACGAGGCTCTGGAGGCCGACGAGCGCGCGCTGGCCATCGAGGTCTTCACCGAGGACGCGGTCGACATCGCGTCGCTCGAGGCGCGCTGGCGCACGCAGGCCTGACTCGCAGCGAGGCCGCCGCTTCGGCGCTCACCTGCCGCCGGCCGGGGCGCCCGTGCCGCGCGATTCGGGCGTCGGCGACCAGGCGGGCCGCTCGGCGCGTGCGGAGTCGACCACGATCAGGTAGCGCCCCGCGCCTTCGACCGGGGTCTGGTCCGCCGGCAGCACCCACATTGGCGAGCCCTGCGCTGCAGCCGCGAGGTAGTCGGCATCGAGCACGCCGAAGCGGTCGAGCAGCCGGTTCAGGCTGGCCGGGATGCGGATGCAGCCCTTCGACTGCACGCTGCCGAGCCGCGGCTCCAGCAGGTCCGGGTCGGTGGCATGCATCTGCAACCGCATCGTGCCGATGCCGCCCTGGCCCCAGAGTCGCCGGGCCTGCTGCCATCCCAGGTCGAACACGCGCATGCCCTTCGCCCCGTACCCGCGGATGCCATGCTCGTTGCGGGTGCCTTCGGCGCGGAAGTCGGGGTTGTCGGTCGTGAGCTCGAACACACCGAGCGGGGTCTCGAAGTGGTCGAACGCGCCGCCGCGCCCGGTCGATGCCGCAGCGGCGCCGATGAGCAGCGGCGCGGCGCCGTCGCCCAGCCAGTAGATGAAGATCGCCTGCACGTTCGGGCTGCGGTCGACGAGCGCGACGTATTGCGGCACGGGCGCGATGCCGGCCTGTGCGAGCGCGCCGAGCGCCAGCTCGCCATACCGCCTGGCTTCGTCGGGCGGTGGTTCGAGCCGATGGTCCACCTGCGCGCGGAAGACGTCGGCCAGCTCGGAGGGGGCCGCGGGTCCGGCGATCGTGCCGCCGGCGCAAAGCATTGCAAGGACGACGGCAAGGGGTGCAATGAAAGACGCACGGGGAGTGGGAGACATCGTGCGCCGGAGTCTGCAGGGCTTCGCGCCTTCCGCCTTGACGTGGCGCAAGGCGGAACATGGGCCGTGCGGCGACCATGCGGCCATCGGGAATTCACTGTCGAAGGATCCACCATGAAAATCATGCTTGCCGTCGATGGCAGCGGCCCGCGGCGCCGCCGTCGGATCGACCGCAGTCCCGAGGCGATGCGATGAAGTCGATCAGCCATGGCGTGTTGATCGTCAATGCCAACGAGGAACTGCTGCTCTGCCATGCCAGCGGCAGCCCGCACTGGGACATCCCGAAGGGCGGCGGAAAGCTGACGGAAACGGGGCGACAGACGGTCGTGCGGGAGACCTTCGAGGAATGCGGCCTGCAACTGGCGCCCGAAGACCTTCTGCCGCTGGGATGCTTCGCGTCTCGTCCGGGAAAGGATCTGCAGCTCCACGCGGTCCTGATGGCGCGTTTCGACACGCACGCCTGCGTATGCCGCAGCCAGTTCGCGGACGGCCATGGACAGCTGCGTCCGGAAATGGACGGCTACCGGTGGGCGGCGTTCGACGAGGTGTCGCAATGGTGCGCGAAAGGCCTGGCCACGCTGCTGACCCGGACGCTCTCGCTCCCCACGATCCTGAGGCAACTCCAGGCGTTGAAGCGGCAACCCTCCAATGTCGGCCGCGTCGCCTAACTGCCGTGCCAACGGGTATCGAAGCCGAGCATCGAATAGACCGGGCAGACGCCGGCCACCCCCGTCAGCATTCCCAGCACCCCCAGGTAGCCCCAGGACTCGATGGTGCCGGGCGCGGCAAGCGCGACCAGCAGCATGCCCGACGCGATGCGCAGGGTGCGGTCGAGGATTCCAAGGTTGTTCGACATCCGGTTTTCTCTTTGCTGGAGCGCCACGGAAGGCATCCTGCACGCGGGGTGGGCGGGCCGCATTGCGATGGATCAAGCGCCCGCGTGGAGGGCGTGTTCAGCCGGGCTTGCCATCCGCCCGTGCCCGGGTCAGCACGGGCCAGTAGCGCACGGCAAACAGGCCGAAGCCCAGGCTCCAGAATGCGGCGGAACAAAGGACCGCGGCGATCATGTGGGCCGGTGCGGCCAGCGGCACGAGAATCCGGACCAGCGCGGCGAGCAGGACCAGCACGAAGCAGGCGGTGTCGACCTGGTCGGCGCGCAGCACCCGGCCGGTGTGGCCCCGCGACGTGCGCACCATCATGCCGATGATGAGCCCGCCCGCGGCGCCCACGGTCAGCGCATGGGTGGCGAGCGATGCCGGCGCCAGGCCGTGCAGCGCCATCGCCCGCAGCGCGAGGTGCACCGGAATCCATGCGTAGGCCACATGCAGCACCAGCACCAGCGTGTTGGCGGGCGCCTTCCAGGGCCGCCAGAGCAGCCAGCGCACCAGATGCGCGAGTGCCGCAGGCAGCGCGATGGCGATCCCGACGATCGGTGGCAGGCCCGTGGCATCGGCCAGCAGCAGCGCGAGCACCAATCCCAGCGCGGCCTTCTCGACCAGGGCGTGCCGCGTGGCACCGGCGCCCGAAATGCCGTTGTTGGTGAACATCGGAATCACCCGGCCACCCATGACGGCCATGATGAACAACAGGGCGTCCAGCGCCAGCTGGATGCCCAGCCACGCCGGCACCGCGAGCATGCCGAGCGCCGACAGGTGAAAGGCGAATGCGGCGCCCGAGAGCAGCAGCAGCAATCCGATGAAGAAGTAGTTGCGGCGGTTGCGCGCGGCCACCAGCGGAACGGCCAGGGCCACCGCGCAGGCCAGCGGAAACGCCGCGTTGACCACCGCGGCCGTCCACGCGAAGGGCGTGAGCACGAGCATGCGGCCCGCCACCCAGAGCGCCGCCAGCGCGGCCAGCGGCAGACCCGCGGGCGTGGGACGGCCGGACCAGTTGCGCACCGCGGTGAAGAGGAATCCGACGATCACGGCCAGCGCGAAGCCGAACAGCATCTCGTGCGCATGCCACATCGGCCCCTGCAGGTAGGCGCGCGGCAGCCAGCCGGCGAACTGCATCGCCCACAGCGCGATGGACAGTGCCGCGAACGCGCTGGCCAGCAGGTAGAAGGGACGGAAGCCGAGCTGCCACAGGGCAAAGGCGGGCGCATGGGCGGCAGGGGGCTGCGCAGGTTCGAGCGGAATGAAGGACGCCATCATCTGGCCTTTCGGGCGCCCTCGGCGCCATGTTGAATGCGCCACGCGACGGCCGCGCCGGCCACGGTGACGGCAAAGAAAGCAATCGCGGCCGCGTTGAGCGAAGCGCCGGCGGCGCGCAGTGGATCGCTGAAGCTCCCCAGTACCAGCCGCACGAAAAGAGACAGGTGCAGCGTGGCCAGCGGCAGGTAGAAGAAGGTGCCGAAGCGCAGCTTGATGCGTGCGATGGCCGGCAGCACGACGGGCGCATGCCCCATCACCATGCTGATGACGAAGCCCAGCCCCAGCGCGTGCAGTGCGATGTCGCGGGTGGGCCCTCCGAGCGCGGCCGCGGCCCAGGCCGCGCCGGCGATCCCGAGCCAGGCATAGCCGCCCAGCAGGCAGACCGCCATGTAGCGGCTGATGCCGTGCGTGAACACCGTGCGCCGCGCGATGTCGAACACCGCGAGCCACACGGCCAGCAGAGCGAGCGCCGCGCCGTAGACCAGTCCGCCGGCGCGCGGGGCCAGGCCCGAGCATGCGGCGCCTGCCAGCAGCAGCGCCAGCACGGCATGCAGCGTCAGGCTGGCCGCAGGACGCCGGCGCATGAGCCGCGTCATCTCGAGCCGTTCGGCCGCGATCGTCATGACCAGAAAGGCGAACCACCACGGGAAGACGGCACCGCCGTCGCGGCCCAGCGCAAACAGAAGGTTGCCCGCCACCCACGCGGCCGCGCCGACCGCCAGCAGCAGCGTGTGCGCCGCGCGCTGGCGCCACACGACCAGCGCGTTGACCGCCAGGAAGAACACCGCCGCCGCCACGCCGAGCCACGCGCCGGCGGCCTGCTGTCCGAAGGCCAGGCACAGCGCGCCGGTGCCCGACGCCAGCGGTGCAGCCAATGCCCAGCGATGCTTGACGGCCACGGCGCGCTCGATGCCGATGGCGGTGCCCAGGAAGCCGCAGATCATCAGTGCGGCATGCACCAGCAGCAGCTGGCCGGCTGCGGCGAACGAGAGCGGGTCCGGCACCGCGACGCCGAGCCGCCAGAGCCCGCCCGCAATGCCACCCACCAGCGACACGCCGGCCAGCGCGCCGAACAGCGCACGCGCGAAAACCCGGCCACGCGCCGGCGATGTCTTCGTTGGCCGTCCCGTACGGGCGGCGGGGCCTGCAGCGCCTACCATCCCATGAACCGCTTGGCGCCGGCACTCATGCGCTCCGGGCTCCAGGGCGGCTCCCACACCAGCTCGACGCGGATCAGGAGCTCGGGTGGCACGACCTTGTCCAGTTCGGCTTCCGCCTCGTCCATGATGAGTTCGATCACCGGGCAGGCCGCGGAGGTCATCGTGATGCGCACCTGCGCCATCGCGGCGTCCACCGTGACACCATAGACCAGGCCCACGTCGACGATGTTCATCGAGATCTCCGGATCGACGACGCGCGACAGCGCCGCGGTCAGCGGCTCGCGCAGCTGCTCGGGCCCTTCGTACGGAAAGGAGGCCGCGGCCGGTGCCGTGTCCGCCGGCGCGCTCACGCGTCCTCCCGTTCGGCTTGCAGCGCGCCGATGCGGCCTGCCAGGAACACCGTGGCCAGCGCCTCCCGGTTGTGGACGAGGTCGGCCAGCGTGTAGCGCTGCAGCACCGCGTGGAACGCTGCCACGGCTTCGCCCAGCACGCCCTGCAGGCGGCACAGGCCGGTGATGCGGCACGCGCCGCCGCCTTCCCCGAAACATTCCACGATGGCGCCGCTCTCGGTTTGGCGCACCACGTCGCCGACGTTGATCGCCTCGGGCGGCTTCGCGAGCGCCAGGCCGCCTCCCTTGCCGCGGACGTTGGCCAGCCACCCCTCCTTGCCCAGGAAGTGCACCACCTTGGTCAGGTGATGCTCGGACACCGCAAAGGAGGCGGCGATCTCGCCGATGGTGGCGCGGCGCTCGGGCTGCGCGGCCAGGTAGATCAGCACGCGCAGGCTGTAGTCGGTGAAGGCGGTGAGCTTCATGGCTGCACTGGCGCCGTGTCACTGTTCGGCCACGTGGCCCGCCTGCATGGCCCGACCCTTTTGGCCCCTGGCGCGCGGCGGTGCCTGCGGCGCCGCTTGCGTGGCCGGACGGCGCAGCAGGCGCAGCGCATAGGCCGCGAGCAGCACCGCGCCCACGGCAAAGACGATGTCGCCCGGCACCCGCATCCAGACCAGCGTCTCCATCACG contains:
- a CDS encoding DUF2892 domain-containing protein, with amino-acid sequence MSNNLGILDRTLRIASGMLLVALAAPGTIESWGYLGVLGMLTGVAGVCPVYSMLGFDTRWHGS
- a CDS encoding universal stress protein produces the protein MNFRTILVHLDRSDRSPARAALAAQWAKAHESHLVGLVPTGLYDGVIPADAIATGMTDYIADAATHLRLRAEAISREFREDIHESGPLSYEVRLVDGTTIEAVVRHGRTSDLVVLGQDDESDATDTTVRGLVPQVLMETGRALLVVPCAGNFSGPARNVVVTWNGSRESTVAIHAALPALRRASQVTLISHRHPGEADDEQRLLIPEMLQFLLRHGVRAGAQREVTEIDIADALLSRVADLGADLLVMGGYGHSRFRERVLGGVTRQILAQMTVPVLMAH
- a CDS encoding AAA family ATPase, producing the protein MDTTLVKALRDALQRETGARVELVETHISWVLLTATLAYKLKKPVRFPFVDFASIAARKHFCEEELRLNRRFAPSLYLDVMPVCGAREAPRLGGEGVPIDHVVRMRRFPESSLLRNLLAAGRLEPAWLDGFAQRLAALQGAAERVVPPSAFGAPDAIVRAAVDVLSQLLVQRSDSRLATLSAWIRERAQALHMAWIARQQGGAVRECHGDLHMANVVLVDGELTAFDCIEFDPMMRRIDVMSDVAFLTMDLKAHGRADLAFRFLDAWLQHSGDHAGLQVLGFYEVYRALVRAMAAGLGPQAASKPDYLACAAQLAHSPRGRARLLITHGFSGSGKSTIASQLLCAAGAVRIRSDVERKRLFGLDPLARSAERGLAIYGAEATRRTFERLRACARDALLAGYPVIVDAAFLRSAERRSFQVLAAELDLPFAILDCRAAEAVLRRRVAERGAAGTDASEASLEVLARQLAAHEALEADERALAIEVFTEDAVDIASLEARWRTQA
- a CDS encoding NUDIX hydrolase translates to MKSISHGVLIVNANEELLLCHASGSPHWDIPKGGGKLTETGRQTVVRETFEECGLQLAPEDLLPLGCFASRPGKDLQLHAVLMARFDTHACVCRSQFADGHGQLRPEMDGYRWAAFDEVSQWCAKGLATLLTRTLSLPTILRQLQALKRQPSNVGRVA
- a CDS encoding NnrS family protein gives rise to the protein MASFIPLEPAQPPAAHAPAFALWQLGFRPFYLLASAFAALSIALWAMQFAGWLPRAYLQGPMWHAHEMLFGFALAVIVGFLFTAVRNWSGRPTPAGLPLAALAALWVAGRMLVLTPFAWTAAVVNAAFPLACAVALAVPLVAARNRRNYFFIGLLLLLSGAAFAFHLSALGMLAVPAWLGIQLALDALLFIMAVMGGRVIPMFTNNGISGAGATRHALVEKAALGLVLALLLADATGLPPIVGIAIALPAALAHLVRWLLWRPWKAPANTLVLVLHVAYAWIPVHLALRAMALHGLAPASLATHALTVGAAGGLIIGMMVRTSRGHTGRVLRADQVDTACFVLVLLAALVRILVPLAAPAHMIAAVLCSAAFWSLGFGLFAVRYWPVLTRARADGKPG
- a CDS encoding Rrf2 family transcriptional regulator, giving the protein MKLTAFTDYSLRVLIYLAAQPERRATIGEIAASFAVSEHHLTKVVHFLGKEGWLANVRGKGGGLALAKPPEAINVGDVVRQTESGAIVECFGEGGGACRITGLCRLQGVLGEAVAAFHAVLQRYTLADLVHNREALATVFLAGRIGALQAEREDA
- a CDS encoding L,D-transpeptidase, which produces MSPTPRASFIAPLAVVLAMLCAGGTIAGPAAPSELADVFRAQVDHRLEPPPDEARRYGELALGALAQAGIAPVPQYVALVDRSPNVQAIFIYWLGDGAAPLLIGAAAASTGRGGAFDHFETPLGVFELTTDNPDFRAEGTRNEHGIRGYGAKGMRVFDLGWQQARRLWGQGGIGTMRLQMHATDPDLLEPRLGSVQSKGCIRIPASLNRLLDRFGVLDADYLAAAAQGSPMWVLPADQTPVEGAGRYLIVVDSARAERPAWSPTPESRGTGAPAGGR
- a CDS encoding metal-sulfur cluster assembly factor, whose translation is MSAPADTAPAAASFPYEGPEQLREPLTAALSRVVDPEISMNIVDVGLVYGVTVDAAMAQVRITMTSAACPVIELIMDEAEAELDKVVPPELLIRVELVWEPPWSPERMSAGAKRFMGW